CTATGAGCAGATCAGGCACAGCTGATATCCGTACGGCCCCTGAGCTTGGTACCGCAATACCagagatgatttttctttgctttttgtgcaGTTCCTTCAGCGCCGTGGGCCTGAGGTCAGTGGTGTTTGGGCCTGGCTTTCGCTCACAGAAGGACAGAAGGCCTGAGCTCTACAGAAATGGTGACATTCAGGCGCACAGCAGTAAGATCCCCAAATCCTCCAGGTCTTGGCTTGTGTGGCGTCCTTGTAGAGTGTTTCATTTTTGGTAACTTCTTATTAAGGAGCCTTTTGGTTATATTATCCGGGGGtttgttggaaaaaaacccaaccacaaacagaacatttttaaatGGGACAGTttgcaaaatgaattttcttacaagaaaatgtCTGTTCCATAAGCAATTAATTTCACTGAGAAAAATCACGATAAAACATTTTTCATAGCTGTCTTCCAGGAATGACTTTCATTTCAACTTTGCTTgatctttaattaaaaataaaagcagaatgcTCTCTGCTGAGAGGTCAATTCATGTGGAATCTTCATCTAGATGCCCTAGGCAGCTTTTGCTGTAATTACCTCTGCAGTCttctttctttaaatcttttaaCAGTAAATTAATGAAAGACTAACTGATTCCTTTATTCACCCCAAACTCTCCCAGCACACAGAGCAAAGAAGGAAGATACCAGCCGTGCCACCTGGGCCCCTGCTTTTGCTTTTGGAAGTAGGATGCTGCCTTGACAAGTGTGACGGAGACATTGCAGAGAGCCTCCAGAGCATGAACTTGTCACGCAGCCTTGGTTGAGTGGCTGATCTGGCCCATCTGTAAGGTAAGATCATACTGGGTGTAGGAGCCTAATTAATTAGTGCTGGTAACACCTTGGGGATACTCATACAAGTGCGCACGAAGGATCGTTACTAACCATACTTCATTTTTGAGCTTTTTTTCAAGATTAAATTATACTTGTGCAAATTATACCCCACCTGTGGGATAATAATACCCTTGGGAAACTGTAATTTTATGGTAGATTGGAGTTATTATTAAAATTAGAGTATTACAGTGCGGCTTGGTGTCCTATAACAGTCTGTAATCCCTcccgcaggggctggggcagcgcaGGACGGTTGGGTGCTGCGTAAGCCATCAGGCAGAATTTGGGATCGATGCAGGAAAACGTGCGTCACGTTGCGGCCACGCGCACGCCGGCGTGCTCGCCCGCTTGCCTCTGCTTTCCTGTTCCCGGGACAAAGCGCCGAGTTTCAAAGCACCTTCTTGGCAGCACTGAAGCCCCCTGTTCTCCAAGGGCTTGGTTTTCCAAGGGGAAACTGCAAGGGAATGGTTGCGTCTGGTGATTTTAGACCCTCAGCCAGAGCTAATAAGAAGCAAAGAGGTATTGGACGAACGTCTAACTGACACCTATTCTACAAGAAGAATGGAGTCCTGTGGAAAATGAGATGTTTTGAGGAATGCCTCTGATGGAGTGGGGTTTTGACAGATAGGCGATGAAATTTAAGTCTTGACTCTCCCATTGCGTGTCCACAGCTGTCGTGAGGTAGGTCAGAACTTATCGTTGCTAATATGCCTTATCAGTAATAGAGCAAACTGGTGTACTTTGTGTCTAATACATTTAATTTTGACATTAGCACGTGTAAACCAAGTCAGTTTTGTGATGTACATGCTGGGCATGGTTTTGAAACACTGGTTCTTCTGATTCAGCACTTAGAAAATTGTGAAATTCTGGGGTGTCCCAGAGGAATGACGTTTTATTTTCCAGTGAGGTCTCTGTGTGCTCCTTGTCACCGGCCACAGAGCAGGAGGTGCGGGTACATTTATCATGTGCTGATTTTGCTGATAGGTCACAAGTGAAAGATAGCATGGTGAAAAACAGGCTGAGCATCACCCTCCCTGCGGGATGCCGAGTCCTGGGCCTGCCTGGTGGTCCAGCATGTCTGAACCCCCTAATAAACCCCACTGACTTCACCGGACTGCTCATGCCCTCAGAGTTACCCACATTCCTATGTGCACATTTGGACAAGTGCCTGAGGACCTCGTACCCCGAGCTGGCTGATCTGAAACTGAGTTTGAGATTGGCTCCCTTTGTGCCCAGTTTGTATGTCAGCTTTTTATTTCTGGCCTCCCAGTTGTTACTGGGACTGGATGTGCCCGAatcctcatttttcctgtgtttgctATATCTCTACCCCTTCCTTTGGAGACTTCCATAGCTAATAGGGATTTTTGATCTTCATAGCATGCTCCGCATTCCCCTTGCTTCTGAGATTACTAATAAGTGAGGTTAAATAGGACAAATCCCTCCCATTCAGTGTTAAGCAGCTGTTTATTCTTTTCACAGCAGACATGAAAAACacccagagcagatggatgctgTGAGGAATCTGTTCAGGTCGGCCGTGCTGTGGTGTTAATCTGGACTTCTGCCCCCTCTGAAGACACCTTTCGCAGGGACATCGCATCCCTGCCCACGGGGAGCGATCGATTCACCTCGGCAGCAGCTCCTTTAGGCAATCCACCCCCGAGACACGCCTGCATCTCTGCAGCCACCCCTCCGTCCGCACCCTGGAGCAATCTGGCCGTATGTCACGAGAGCGAAGGACGCTCAGGTCCTCTGCACCGCATCGTGTCAACCCGGCTGTTTGCTCAGAGCCGGGCTGGGGGCCGCTTGCAGCAACACACCGGGACGTTTGCTATTTTGCCTTCAGTTTTATTGCTTTGCTTACACAGGCAGCCTACCACAGAGCGAGGGGGAAGGTCTCTAGTCATGCACAGCTCAGTACGAACCAGGGGAGCTAATAAGGAATTGGACAAGACATGACAAATAGAAATGCAAAACACCAGAGTGGGACCAGACAGAATGTATCTCCTCGCAGGGGGCAACACCGTCCCTTAGACAGGAGCTTGTTTCAGCCTTTACTGCTGTGGTGGCCACTGATACAGAGACTGCAGGAGCTGTTGCTCTATAGGGGGTTGTCTTCGGTGGCGAGCGTCTTGTTGCTGTTGTGCTGGACGAGATGGAGCTTCTGCCCCgctgtgctcctgctccagcacctTGGATTCAGGAAGCTGATGGAAAGCCAGGTCGTGGCACATTCCCCGGGGCTTGGGAGCCCAATGCAGGCTTGCATCCGGCTGTGGGGGCAGCAGCTTCTGGGTCTTGCTGGGGTTGTGGCTGTGCCAAGGGGCCTCGCAGACCTGGGTCTTGTTGTTTGGGTCTCTCCCTCGTGTCTCAGAGGGACAATTCAGGTCCTGCTTTGCTGATGCCAACTCTGGGCTCTGATGGTGGTTTGAAATTGGTACCTCAGTTTCTAGGGCCTGGTGGGTCTTCGGGTCCTGTTTAGGTGTCTCGGTCTCTTCAGCCTTATGGGTATTTCTGTCCTGCTCTGGGGTGGCAGTGTCCAGGATATCACCTCTCTCAGGATCCCCTTCTGGTGCATCAGTCCCGTCATCCTGATGGGTGTCCTGGTCCTGCTCTGGTGTCTCGCTCTCTTGGGTTTGATGGTTAGCCTGGTCCTGCTCTGGTGTCTCACCCTCCTGGGTTTGATGGTCATCCTGGTCCTGCTCTGATGACTCGCCCTCCTGGGTTTGATGGTTAGCCTGGTCCTGCTCTGGTGTCTCACCCTCTGGGGTCTGATGGTCGTCCTGGTTCTGCTCCGGTGTCTCACCCTCCTGGGTTTGATGGTTAGCCTGGTCCTGCTCTGATGACTCGCCCTCCTGGGTTTGATGGTTAGCCTGGTCCTGCTCTGGTGTCTCACCCTCTGGGGTCTGATGGTCATCCTGGTCCTGCTCCGGTGTCTCACCCTCCTGGGTCTGATGGTCGTCCTGGTCCTGCTCCGGTGTCTCACCCTCCTGGGTCTGATGGTCGTCCTGGTCCTGCTCTGGTGTCTCACCCTCCTGGGTCTGATGGTCGTCCTGGTCCTGCATCTCAGTGTCCTGGACCTGATTATTCATACCCTGGTTGGGGACCTGCTGGTTGCTTGAGACGCTCCCTGCTGTGCGCAGCTTCCGTGGCTGCTCCCCACTTGCCTTCTCTTCCGCTGTTGGCTCTTGACCATCTTCTGGTGCCTGGTGCTGCTGTAGCGGCTTGTAACAAGCCTTGGCCACACGGAAAGCCAGGCTGAGCAACTCGCAGAAGTCAACCCTACAGTTGCTGTCATCATCCAGGAAGCACAGCACCTTCTTGAcagttttggggtcctgggggttctgtaaAGAGACGGACGGTGTTGGAGAAGCCCGTGAGCCATTTGTGTTATTTCTCTAGGAGCACTTGAGCAGTCTCAGGGCAGAAATCCAGCCCCACGGCCCCTCTGCTACTGTGGCTCCTGTTGCTCCCCGTACCGAGCTCTACAAGCTGCTGGCACCGGGAGAATGAACAgcttctcctcttccctgcaaATCCTGGGCTTTGAAGGCATCTGTGCCTTTCCCAGGGAGCCAGGTGTCCTGTCCATGGGAGTGCATGGCTTTAGCCACCCCGCGGCATGCCCGATCCCAGCCCTACAACCCGAAGGCACAGCGACGGCCGGCTCCATCCTCACCTCCATTGCGTCCTCGAACTCCTGCTCGATGACCTGCCTCAGCTCCTCCCTGCTCAGGGGGCTGCAGTTGCCGTCGCTTCTGGCGCACATGTAGAAAGCAGCAACGATGCTGTCGATGTTTTCATGGAGCTGAGCCATCTCCCTGCAAGATTGAGGCAGCCTGCAAGAAAAACACAGGCAAAATGgggcttttatgttttttttgcttggttttcagaTAAGTTCCTCTTAAACAACACAGCTGGAAAGgcaaagagggaaagaagagccagagaaaggcacaaataaaatgaaactataagggaagggaaagagagagcAAGAGGGATCTCACAGGAAAACAAGTCTGAAAAATGAAACTCAGCTGCAGCGATGGCTGGGTGTGAAGACCAGCAGGTGATGGCTGGAGAGGTGGGGGACAGCGAGAGCTGAAAGGCTGGGGGCACCCAGtaagagaggagagaagaaaatccCATTTGGCTTtctctggagcagagcagagctgcgaatggAGGTTGTCTCTGACGAACCAAGGAGTAGTGCCATTCCAGatctcttttattatttttttgtattttttctttaggaGAGCTCAGCAGTGGCAGCCCCCGGGTCATCCTCGTGGCCAGAAGCTCCTGCTTTCCCGCTGGTAGCTAACTCAGACAGTGTAAAAACTGTCCAGGCTTAcctgggtgaggaggaggagcgcTGAGCTTCAGGAGCGCAGTCTGGAGCAGCTCAGCTCTCAGGCGTCTTATATACCGTTCAGGATCACAGCCTGCGTCTTGCAGAGGAGACACCCCTTCAGCGGGGCGACCCGAAACGTCGCTCACCCCAATTACATTGTCATGCCCCTGTCTTCATTTGTCTCTTTCTCATTAACTTCTGCTCTGATGCTTTTCTCTGGGTTTAATACGTGATCCTTCCTAAGCTTGCCCCACCTGCAGACACACTTCAGAGGAATTTAACAGAAAAGGCTATTTTTACCACTGGAGGATTTAAAGTGATGCCCGAGCAACGCCCGGGACTCTTGTGTCTGGTAAACGTGTTTTGCGAAAGGAGATCCCCAGTGACTGACGGGCAGGGGAGGAGACGCCTGGGAGTGCTTGCATGGTGAATaaagaccaaagaaaacaaaggaagaaaaatgaggaTATTGTGATGCCAAGATGAATGTGTTTCCTTCCAGAAACTCCCTCTTCTGGATCCCGATGGGGAGGTAGGCATCGAGCAAAGAAACCTTTTCTAACAGTGCCACCAAGTGGCACTGGGAGTAGGACAGAGGGGTGACATGGTGTGTCCCAGAGCCAGCGAGCAGCTGGGGACTGTGGGCATGGTGGGCTGCCATCACCCATTaccagaaggggaaactgaggcatttgGCAAGGAAGGGACCAGTCCCCACTGCAACCCTGTGTCCTGTGGGTGAGGCCACCATATTGGTGCCCAGTGGGTTAACTGGGAGCCCCACAGGCCTAAATGCGGTTAGAtcaggaaaatatattttatatatgaaatAGTATAAATTTTAGATATGGAAGTTGTTTCCTAGGCATTTGGAGTAAGACTTTTAGGTGTACTTACTAtagctttctatttttttaaagtgcttttctTGGCCAAGAGATGGTTAATAAgaaagactggggaaaaaaattataccaGAAATCCATGTAACTTTTAAAGCACAAGGTGATTTggtcacagaaaatgaaacacacccagttctgtattaaaaaaaagcactttcagGAAATTGCCCTGGCTTGCTTTGTGCCTTTCATGGGGGGGGAAGGTTAATGGGTCGCACTTCACTGATGTGAAATCCTCGCAGATATACGGGGAAGGGATAACTAGGGGAGGCTGCAGGGTCAGGAGGGCTTTGCAGGCTGTCCTGTCCTTTGGTTGTGTGCTGAGCCCTCTTGAGCTCAGGGCTTTTTTTTCGCTGGGGGGCTCTGTCTGAAACCATGCTCCTTCTTTCAGCGGAGAGGTTTAATCGCAGGTGCCATCAAGCAGCTCTTCTGTCAGCCTGAGCGGGCAGTGGCCAGGGAGGACCTGTGATctcccttttatttctgtttctcaatCTATCAACTTTTCTATCACGTATGCATGAAGCGTACCGCTTTCCTCTAACACGTGGCATGTTTGCTGCCAACCTTCTCATTAAGCTGAGGTGAGGGTAGAGGGCAATTACTGGGGGCACCTTGAAGAGGCAGAAGTGTTTAGGGTGTTCCTGCTGAAGTTATTTCTAGTCAAACCACCCAGACCCTGAGCAGGGTGGTTTCTCCTCTTGTCGACAAGCGTAGACAATAACAGGTTTGTGTTGTACAGGATTTCATACGTGTTTTAGGAAGCAGAAAAGGTTAGAGGGTCGAATGGTACGTGAAGAAGtgctgcagaacagaaaagagaagaatatCACTTTCAGCAGAGCTTGCAAGAAATGATGTTGAatccagggagaggagagcaggtgCTGCTACGACTTGTGCTAATGAAATTACCCGAAACCTCAGGGTGCTGCCTGGAGAGCGGTGAAACAGGAGGGGAGGCTTTGCACTCACTCACACCTGGTTTGCAAGGATGATGGGGGGGGCTGAACAGGATTGGGATGGGGCTGGGTGGGCTTGCTCTCGGAAGAGGTCTGGAAAGAAGCTGATCTTCATAGGAGCTCCTCTGCAGTGGAAGAGCAGCTTTTGTGCTGCTCTTCACTGTGAAAACGGCTCTTCCCACAGAGCCAAATGGCTTAATACAATTAGCTTGTGATGCCTTTGGCTCAAATAAAGCTTGAACTctaatttctctgttttcaccCAATAACGGAAGGATCCAAGGCCGTGCCCCATGTGGTTAGAGACTCCTGGGCACTCAAGACCTTCAAGCCGAGCTGGTCCTGGAAAGGCACCATTAGCACCACAGCCTAAACTTGGGGGCCGGAGGGGTAGCTCCTTCCCCTGTGATGCCACCTGCGCTTCAGAGAAGGATCAGTACTGGGGGAGTTTGTGTTCGAAGCAGCCAACATGCACGTTACTCAGAGCTGGCTTTCCCAGGTGGATTTACCACGGAGGCATGGAGGTAAGGTGCATGGTGTGGTGGAGAAGGGAACAAGTCTGCAGCATGTTATTTACCTGGCAAACTCACTCCACTAATAGTCACAAGTTTTTGAGGTGTATTTGCTGAAGGAGCTCTGTTTTCTGAGCTCAGCAGTAGGAAATGCGTCGGGGCAATGGGCAAAGCAGCTTCTCTGGGTAGGCAGTGTGTATTCAAGGTTAGGCTGCGGGTAAAATGCTCGCTGGTTGCTTCCTTTAAGCCATTTGATCGCCTAATTTTATCCACATCTGTCCAGTTCACCTTGCTTTCTGTTTCCTGGGCAAAatgatgttcacagaatcacagaatgatcgcggctggaagggacctccatgggtcatctagtccaaccccctgcccaagcagggtcacccagagcaggctgcacaggaccttgtccaggagggtgtggaatatctccagagaaggagactccacaacctccctgggcagcctgggccagggctccggcaccctccgagggaagaagttcttcctcaggttcagctggagcttcctctgctccagtttgtgcccgttgccccttgtcctgtcactgggcaccactggaaggtgTTTGGCATCCACACGAGGGGCGGCTGTGGTtccgcaggctgtggactgcacAGCTGGGATGGGTCTGGAGGAGTTGTGTGCACCAGAGCTGGGTGAAGCTGGAGGTGACACCTGCCTCAGGACAGCACTGGGACTTTGGTGTGGTCATTTAGAGCAGGTTTGTGTCCAAagtgcaggaaaaaagaaaggtgtGGAAATGTGTATGGTTACACAAGAGCTTGAGAATAATTTGGTAGCTGTTGTTACCACCATAGTGATTGCAGAAGATCTACAACTTGGGTCATGCTTAATTTCTCCTGCTGTATTTTAATGTAGAAAACTCCAGGTAAACCAACCTCACCTAcaattattttcactgaaaatataacTAGAAAACTGGTGCCTCCTCAGACAGCCCCGGGGTTATTTTCCTCTTGGATCTGGAAAATTGCTCAACTCCTCAGTtaatggggaggggaggaaaggaagcagcagatgaaggaggcactgggagggcaggGGGCACAGAAAAAGCATTGCCAGCGGTCGGGGGTGTGTGGTGAGGGTGCGTCAGGCGGTAATGGCAGGGGCTGGTGTGGGGTgtgaggacttgggggtgtttaAGGTCTGGGGCTCAAGGGGGTGGGAGTTAGGTCAGAGCGGTCAGGTTtctcaacagaaaaataaaacagcaaattaCTGTTTATTCCTGTGTGACTCTGTTCCTGCTCAGCAGGGAAGAGCAGAAGTGTAGGTTAGTGCTGATGAAAGAGGGAAAGTTTAACGTGAGAAAGCATTTAAATACGGGTTTTGGAGAGCTGGGAGACTGCGGGGCTCAAATGGATGGGGCTTGCTTAGGgatgctgaaagaaaaagcaaatgcctGGTTAGTGCCTGCACGCTGTGCAGCCGGGGGACCCAGAGGATCTGGGTTATTGCCTTCCTGACCtggctcctctgcctcctccctgacGTTGCCTCCTTCCTCTGGCCTGCTGAGGGCAGTTTACGCTGAGGTTCAGGCTTCCCTCCCTGCTCTTGCTTCCTTCCATGCACAAAGCACAATTCCTACACTTTCACCCGGCTGGAGCCCATTATACAGAGAGTTTTATCGCTACATCTATGTCATGATCAGGAATTAAGCTAATTGGAATAACATGCTTTATTTTCCTACGCTGCCTAGGCATTTCAGCAGGTTATTTCTGTTGCAACCTTCTTTATTGCTAATTCATTGTGACATTAAGAAGTGTAATACATCAGCTTTTCCCTAATACATGTTTCCACTTTTTTACATGTTAATGAGGACATTTAACGTATTTCTTCAGAGATAATTGGATTCTAAGGCTCCCTGTGGTAATGCACTGAAAGCCAGCTAGCAGCCTTTAATATCTAAAAGACTCTTTCTGCATTTGAATAATCCCACAATTAAAATTAGGAATTAATCTCTTGGCTGAAACAAGGTTTTTGAGGATACTTTTCTTGTTTTGAGACAGTTCTAATACATATGTTAACTATACTTACGGAGAAGTTAATTAAGCCCTTCCTTTGCATTCGTACCCCAGAACTCACAAAGGGGCACAGGTATTTCAGATTATCTTGTTCCTCTCGCCCGTTGATCCTCCTTGTGAAGGCAGGGTTTTTCTGTGCTTCCTTTGCTCTGAACTTATCCAGCCAGCTGTTTGAATTCAAAACATAGAAGCCATCATTGAGTAAATTATATTTTCTGAAGGTGCAAAGGAACTCAGAAGTGCATTTAAACAGCTCTAGGTCTGGGAAAGAATGATATGCAGCTAGCCAGTGCAGAGAGAGCACATGTGAAATTCTGTATCTCATTTGAAGCAAATCTTTAGCAAGTAGACGAAGAATAAACCAACCAAACATGGAaatggggcagggaggaaggtgAGATGAGATGATCCCACATTTACTGCCGTGAAGAATGATTTCGCCTCCCTCTGAAGGCACCTGCTTTTCCCTGTAAGGAGAGGGACTCCCGGCGAGGCAGTGTGCTGTGTGGCAGTCCTTCATCCCAGGTATTTGGGAATGCTGTTAACTGATGGATGTTCAAGACAAAATGAATCACGCAGCTACTACTTGTTACCTCCAGCCCAGAAGACTGCAGGTCCTGCTTTTTAACTGTCATCAGAAAACGAGCTCTGACACTGCTTCTATGTTCCTTGCCTTTGAACTTCTCCAAGCCCCGGCAAGACATGTCCTCCTGCCTTCCCGTGCCGTGTACCGCCAGAGGACGCTGCGGGTGTGCATGCACGGACACACGTGTGCGTGCGTGCTGCGGTGCCCAGGCCAGGCGCCTGCCTGCACAGACACACGGTGTGCGTTTGGTGTGGGCAGCTGGGACGCCATCCCTCCCGCCGAGTCTGCTGCCCGCACCCAGACGCGCTCCCGGAGCCAGCCACGGGGTTTAGCTGGGGAAAATCGGTTTCTGGGCAGAGCTCTGACTGTAAGCCAGGTTTTTGTGGTCATGCTCAGAGGCTGGGCAGGTGTAGCAGCCCGTCTGCGAGCACTCctctttgattttctttccctgctgtaTCATCCTGAGCTCGGAGCCATCGCCCCTACCACGTGTGGGGACAGTGGCTGGGGATGGAGGCAGCGGCAGTTGGCTCCTGCTGCCCGTGGAGCTCGCTGCCTCATCCCGGGCAGTCAGCAGAGGAGGTGGGCTGGGACGGGACAGGGCAGTTGGTCAGTTGTGGTCCCTGATGGCTTGCTCCACTTGAAAGCTGAGGGTTTGGTGGAGACCTGAGTCACCTCTTGTGGCTGTGGTGGCAGTGAGTCACGGGCAGCACTCATTCCGGCTGCTCCCCTTAGTGGTGGGGAGAATTTCGGTGCCTTTGCCCGTTAGCTTCCTCACTGCCCAGCATACCAGTGAGAGACTTTCAGTGCCTTTTGCTCACTCGTTTTCAGAGGAAGCTGCAATTTTGGGTGATGACTTAGTCTCAGGTTTAGTGTCTTCTCTGGTTGGGGTGGAAAGCTGCCTTCTGCTCTCCTGAAAAGCAGCTCTGGCCACCAAGGAGTATCCGCAGGAGCACTGAGGGCAGCTGAAGAGAAAGCGATTAAGAAGTGCTCAGAGGTGGCTGTGCTGCAACAACGGGAGCATTGTCTAGAGCAGAGGGTGGAAGGGGGCAGAGAGGACGTGTTGGGAAACACGACCTGATAGAAACCCCACCAAAGCCAGGCTGGCAGTGTGGTGGATCTGGCTGGGTAAGGCGCTGCCGGGGAGCAACAAGGCGTTGTGTTGGGCTGGCAGCCGAGGACCGGAGCGGGTGCTCTGGGGCGAGACAGAGcttgcctggcagggacacgtaTCTTGGCAGCCGTACGGCAGTGCTCGGTGAGCTGAACAGTGCGGGTCTGGAAGCTGCTCACGGCTTGGGAAGGCTTGGGCGGTGGCAGCAGGGGGGACAGCCAGGCTGATGCATCTTGTCCTGCactgtgctgcctgcgctgcctgcgagaatgcagctcctgcctgccctgcccgctcctttcctctttcccagaGAGATGTACAGACAGGGAAATCAcctgcttcctttttttcataGGGGTTCATTTTTCTTTAGCCTGGCTTTCCGAAGAAGTAAAGCCTCTACGCTCCCGCTTGTAATATCCTGACCTATTATTTGCAAGAAAAGTTGACACAGTGGCATGGTTGAAACAAATGGTAAATCTCTATTAGTTTCACGAAAATTGGTAGAGACCTGGTTAAGCTGTTGTAGTAGAAAGCACTGATCGGTTCTCCCTTCACTGGGCTGTTGGACACAGGACGGGCGGTGGAAACCAGGCTCTACCAGTTCTGCCCATGACCTGCCTTGTTAAAGAGCAACGTTTCTGTTTGTTTAGACTGGGAAGGTGTGCTGGGCTTTGGCAGGCTCCCAGCCGTTCTCAGAAGCTTCTTGCCTGGGTGTACATTTGTGCTGAAGTTTAGAGCTGTGCCCTGCTCAAAACGGAGCCAGTCGCAGCCCATGGGCAAAAGTCACCTGGTCCTGaacccagcaagatgctggatgGGAGCCTGAAaaccagaaagggaaaaaatgggaTGAAGAAACCAAATTTGGAGCCGACGTGGCAATGGCTGAACTTGTTATTTTTGTTAAACGCTTCACTTAGTGCAGCTTGTGTGTGTTTTGAAGAGTTACCTGGACGCGCTAAGCGGTGCTGACCTCTCTGTGTTTAGTAAAGGGTGGGAGATGCTCATTTTAACTGGACTTCTCAGTCTCTTCTCTGTGCCTGGAAGACTGTCTGGAGCTGGTGACTCAGGCCGGGGGAATGCGGGCTCCAGACTGGCACCGCTCACAGGGCAGACCTGCAGCAGTTGACCTGCTCTGAAGGATCGGCTTCCTAAAATGACTGACCTGGCTCCATGAAATAATCAGTAGCAGCCCTGGGATACTGCTTATGGTCCTTCGTCTCAGTGCCAGCTAAGATGTCCCTGCGCCAGCTCTCAGCC
This DNA window, taken from Opisthocomus hoazin isolate bOpiHoa1 chromosome 30, bOpiHoa1.hap1, whole genome shotgun sequence, encodes the following:
- the LOC104332910 gene encoding uncharacterized protein LOC104332910, which gives rise to MAQLHENIDSIVAAFYMCARSDGNCSPLSREELRQVIEQEFEDAMENPQDPKTVKKVLCFLDDDSNCRVDFCELLSLAFRVAKACYKPLQQHQAPEDGQEPTAEEKASGEQPRKLRTAGSVSSNQQVPNQGMNNQVQDTEMQDQDDHQTQEGETPEQDQDDHQTQEGETPEQDQDDHQTQEGETPEQDQDDHQTPEGETPEQDQANHQTQEGESSEQDQANHQTQEGETPEQNQDDHQTPEGETPEQDQANHQTQEGESSEQDQDDHQTQEGETPEQDQANHQTQESETPEQDQDTHQDDGTDAPEGDPERGDILDTATPEQDRNTHKAEETETPKQDPKTHQALETEVPISNHHQSPELASAKQDLNCPSETRGRDPNNKTQVCEAPWHSHNPSKTQKLLPPQPDASLHWAPKPRGMCHDLAFHQLPESKVLEQEHSGAEAPSRPAQQQQDARHRRQPPIEQQLLQSLYQWPPQQ